From the genome of Halomonas sp. I5-271120, one region includes:
- a CDS encoding FixH family protein: MTLNSQPTNPWYKEFWPWMLLAVLGSSIIAGTTFLVLSITSYDGMVEDNYYKTGLAINQVIAQDHRATEMGMAARIRVDDLTGDINVDLSGEARPQRLLLTLIFPTRDDRDQQLILEHVRGSHYVGQAPSQLEYRWYLQLEPDVQDPEWRLQGEATFPSAEAFRLKAQAPDDSQ, from the coding sequence ATGACCTTGAACTCACAGCCGACTAACCCGTGGTACAAGGAGTTCTGGCCCTGGATGCTTCTGGCCGTGCTCGGCTCATCGATCATCGCCGGCACCACCTTTCTGGTGCTGTCGATCACCAGCTACGACGGCATGGTCGAGGACAATTATTACAAGACGGGACTGGCCATCAACCAGGTGATCGCTCAGGACCACCGAGCCACCGAGATGGGCATGGCCGCCAGGATCCGAGTCGATGACCTGACCGGTGACATCAATGTCGATCTCAGCGGCGAGGCCCGGCCCCAGCGACTCCTGCTGACGCTGATCTTCCCCACCCGCGATGATCGCGACCAGCAGTTAATCCTTGAGCACGTCCGCGGCAGCCACTATGTCGGCCAGGCGCCAAGCCAGCTCGAGTATCGCTGGTACCTGCAGCTGGAGCCCGACGTTCAGGACCCCGAATGGCGCCTGCAGGGTGAAGCGACCTTCCCCAGTGCAGAGGCCTTCCGCCTGAAGGCCCAGGCGCCCGACGATAGCCAGTGA
- a CDS encoding heavy metal translocating P-type ATPase, translating into MSVEAASQGVDTGCYHCGSPVPAGAPWQLVLDDRAHSLCCPGCEAVAHAIVEGGLSSYYRFRTQLPERPSSDSSTRRAQAETWQVFDDPALQSEFVHANGDGLTATLAVDGITCAACAWLIEHRLNALDGVTSSAVNLSHHRLSISWDPARIALSQLLAELAAIGYPAQPYAPDQAQQRLKHDERMGVRRLIVAAVAMMQVMMFSVPIYLSDPGEMSRDFLVLFHWLSFALATPVVLFSAAPFFHNALRDLRNRTLGMDVPVSLAIGGAYLASGYAVLSGQGEVYFDSVSMFTFFLLFGRYIEMRARRRSGHSGNAMAGVLPASATRLEADGSERVLPANRLTAGDRVLVRPGHGVPADGVIEDGTSSLDESMLTGESRPVTRRPGDAVTGGSHNVDSPLVVRVTHVGHEARASAILDLTDRAFAKRPRIAELASRWAHLFVLRLLVVSLGVAIAWAFIDPSRALWVTLSVLVVTCPCALALATPTALTASHGRLRRRGFLITRAHALEGLAQASRVIFDKTGTLTTGRMTLVETHPVAGFETQRARAIAAALEAHSEHPIARAFSPHRDVTISAEAVINHPGQGLEGGLKGRRWRLGKPAFAAGSDAPPPPGQGQWLLLACEGKPRAWFALKDELRDDAPTTVRALKRLGLSVELLSGDQEASVEDLAQQLGIEGWRAGASPEDKLAHVEALQAQGESVVMVGDGINDVPVLAGAEVSIAMNGATDLARTRADAVLLSPHLTRIVEAIEVSRATRRIIRQNLGWALCYNLTALPLAACGLVPPWLAAIGMSASSLVVVGNALRLGRPHRSVVTAATPPPQARTEPL; encoded by the coding sequence ATGAGTGTCGAGGCAGCGTCACAGGGTGTCGATACTGGCTGCTATCACTGCGGCAGCCCGGTGCCCGCCGGCGCCCCCTGGCAGCTGGTGCTCGATGACCGGGCCCACTCGCTGTGCTGTCCCGGCTGCGAGGCGGTGGCCCACGCTATCGTCGAGGGCGGACTCTCGAGCTACTACCGCTTTCGCACCCAACTGCCCGAACGGCCCTCGAGCGATTCGAGCACCCGGCGCGCCCAGGCTGAAACCTGGCAGGTGTTCGACGACCCGGCACTGCAAAGCGAATTCGTGCACGCCAACGGCGATGGCCTGACCGCCACTCTAGCGGTAGATGGCATCACCTGCGCGGCCTGCGCCTGGCTGATCGAGCATCGCCTGAACGCGCTCGATGGCGTCACCTCAAGCGCCGTGAACCTGAGTCATCACCGGCTAAGCATCAGCTGGGACCCGGCGCGCATCGCCCTCTCGCAGCTGCTCGCCGAGCTCGCCGCTATCGGCTATCCCGCTCAGCCTTACGCGCCCGACCAGGCGCAGCAGCGGCTCAAGCATGACGAGCGCATGGGCGTGCGCCGGCTGATCGTCGCCGCCGTGGCGATGATGCAGGTGATGATGTTCTCCGTGCCGATCTACTTGAGCGACCCCGGCGAGATGTCCAGGGACTTCCTGGTGCTCTTTCACTGGCTGTCCTTCGCCCTGGCCACCCCGGTGGTGCTGTTCTCGGCGGCGCCCTTCTTCCACAACGCCCTGCGCGATCTGCGCAACCGCACCCTGGGCATGGACGTACCGGTGTCGCTCGCGATCGGTGGGGCCTATCTCGCCAGCGGCTACGCGGTGCTTTCCGGTCAGGGCGAGGTCTACTTCGACTCGGTGTCAATGTTCACCTTCTTCCTGCTGTTCGGGCGCTATATCGAGATGCGCGCCCGACGCCGCAGCGGCCATAGCGGCAATGCGATGGCCGGGGTGCTGCCCGCCTCGGCGACTCGCCTCGAGGCCGATGGCAGCGAGCGCGTGCTGCCCGCCAACCGCCTGACCGCCGGCGACCGGGTGCTGGTGCGGCCCGGCCATGGCGTGCCTGCCGACGGGGTGATCGAAGACGGCACCTCGAGCCTGGATGAATCGATGCTCACCGGCGAGTCCCGCCCGGTCACCCGCCGCCCGGGAGACGCCGTTACCGGCGGCAGCCACAACGTCGATAGCCCGCTGGTGGTGCGCGTTACCCATGTCGGCCACGAGGCACGTGCTTCGGCGATCCTCGATCTCACCGACCGGGCCTTCGCCAAGCGCCCGCGCATCGCCGAACTGGCCAGCCGCTGGGCGCACCTCTTCGTGCTACGCCTGCTGGTGGTGAGCCTCGGCGTGGCCATTGCCTGGGCCTTCATCGACCCGTCACGGGCGCTGTGGGTAACGCTCTCGGTGCTGGTGGTGACCTGTCCCTGCGCCCTGGCGCTGGCCACGCCCACGGCGCTGACCGCAAGCCACGGCCGGCTGCGCCGCCGCGGATTCCTGATCACCCGCGCCCACGCCCTCGAGGGACTCGCCCAGGCTAGCCGGGTCATCTTCGACAAGACCGGCACCCTGACCACCGGCCGCATGACGCTTGTCGAGACGCATCCTGTGGCCGGGTTCGAGACACAGCGGGCGCGCGCCATCGCCGCGGCCCTGGAGGCGCACTCCGAGCACCCCATCGCGCGGGCGTTCAGCCCTCACCGAGACGTCACCATCAGCGCCGAGGCAGTCATCAACCACCCCGGACAAGGACTGGAAGGCGGCCTCAAGGGTCGCCGCTGGCGGCTTGGCAAGCCCGCTTTCGCCGCCGGCAGCGACGCCCCGCCGCCACCCGGCCAAGGCCAGTGGCTGCTGCTCGCCTGCGAGGGGAAGCCGCGCGCCTGGTTCGCGCTCAAGGATGAGCTGCGCGACGACGCCCCAACCACCGTTCGGGCTCTAAAGCGCCTGGGGCTGTCGGTCGAGCTGCTCTCCGGCGACCAGGAAGCATCGGTTGAGGACCTCGCGCAGCAGCTCGGCATCGAGGGCTGGCGTGCCGGCGCCAGCCCCGAAGACAAGCTCGCCCATGTCGAAGCCCTTCAGGCGCAGGGGGAATCGGTGGTAATGGTCGGCGACGGCATCAACGACGTGCCGGTCCTGGCCGGCGCCGAGGTGTCGATCGCCATGAACGGCGCCACCGATCTGGCCCGCACCCGTGCCGATGCCGTGCTGCTCAGCCCACATCTGACGCGTATCGTCGAGGCCATCGAGGTCAGCCGTGCCACCCGCCGCATCATTCGCCAGAACTTGGGCTGGGCGCTTTGCTACAACCTGACCGCCTTGCCGCTGGCCGCCTGCGGCCTGGTACCGCCCTGGCTCGCCGCCATCGGCATGTCGGCAAGCTCGCTGGTGGTGGTCGGCAACGCCCTGCGGCTGGGCCGCCCCCATCGAAGCGTAGTCACCGCTGCCACGCCGCCGCCTCAAGCCCGAACAGAGCCCCTATGA
- a CDS encoding sulfite exporter TauE/SafE family protein encodes MNPTGLDLPPLAAAFVFGLLGGAHCIGMCGGIMSALSFAVPPSMRHPARLTGLLLGYNLGRIGSYMLAGALVAGLGTLIGGLASGVRLALSTLSAVMLILMALYITNWWKGLLRVEALGRRLWRHLEPVGRRLMPVVSLPQAVALGAVWGWLPCGLVYSMLAWSLATAEPLAGTALMGAFGLGTLPALLATGLAARSLGRLIRHPATRALAAGLIIAFALWQLASAWRLI; translated from the coding sequence ATGAACCCAACCGGCCTCGATCTGCCGCCGCTGGCCGCCGCCTTCGTCTTCGGCCTGCTCGGGGGCGCCCACTGCATCGGCATGTGCGGTGGCATCATGAGCGCGCTGAGTTTCGCCGTACCGCCCAGCATGCGCCATCCGGCAAGGCTCACCGGCCTGTTGCTCGGCTACAACCTGGGCCGCATTGGGAGCTACATGCTCGCCGGCGCCCTGGTGGCCGGGCTCGGCACCCTGATCGGCGGGCTCGCCAGCGGGGTGCGCCTGGCGCTGTCGACGCTTTCCGCCGTCATGCTGATCCTGATGGCGCTGTATATCACCAACTGGTGGAAGGGCCTGCTCAGAGTCGAGGCCCTGGGGCGGCGCCTGTGGCGCCATCTGGAACCGGTCGGCCGACGCCTGATGCCGGTAGTTAGCCTGCCCCAGGCCGTCGCCCTGGGGGCCGTCTGGGGCTGGCTGCCCTGCGGGCTGGTCTATTCGATGCTGGCCTGGAGCCTGGCCACCGCCGAGCCCCTCGCGGGCACCGCCCTGATGGGGGCCTTCGGGCTCGGCACCCTGCCCGCTCTGCTCGCCACTGGCCTCGCCGCACGCTCGCTTGGCCGCCTGATCCGCCACCCAGCAACCCGCGCCCTGGCGGCGGGGCTGATCATCGCCTTCGCGCTCTGGCAGCTGGCCAGCGCCTGGCGGCTGATATAA
- the hemN gene encoding oxygen-independent coproporphyrinogen III oxidase — MFSPMPAPSSSHAWDPALLKRYDISGPRYTSYPTAPSFHQGFGAEDFEAALVRSNARSRPLSLYVHVPFCRRICFYCACNKIATKNTRLAEPYLSRIDREMVLTSRRLDTAREVTQLHWGGGTPTFLTLGQMGDLFDRLDARFGLSNAPDRDYSIEIDPREANVLTLRHLQALGFNRLSLGVQDLDPKVQQAINRVQPRVLTETLIDEARRLGFRSLNLDLIYGLPHQTPSSFAATLAQVIEMTPPRLSVFNYAHLPSRFAPQRRIREADLPDSDAKLAMLQTSIDMLEDAGYVHIGMDHFALPDDSLARAQRQGTMTRNFQGYSTHGNSDLVGLGVSAISRVDDCYAQNPTALGDYEVALDAGRLATVKGIRLSLDDRLRRRAIERLMCDMALDLETLGHEFGLDAMLWLDDALARLASSIEDGLIEQHGSRLTVTPRGRLLIRHLAMAFDARLPEQAKERYSRIL, encoded by the coding sequence ATGTTTAGCCCCATGCCCGCCCCCTCGTCGTCCCATGCCTGGGACCCGGCGCTGCTCAAGCGCTATGACATCAGCGGGCCGCGCTACACCTCCTACCCGACCGCGCCCTCCTTTCACCAGGGCTTCGGCGCCGAGGACTTCGAGGCGGCGCTGGTGCGCAGCAACGCAAGGTCCCGTCCGCTGTCGCTGTATGTGCATGTGCCCTTCTGCCGGCGCATCTGCTTCTACTGCGCCTGCAACAAGATCGCCACCAAGAACACCCGGCTGGCCGAGCCATACCTTTCCCGAATCGATCGCGAGATGGTGCTCACCAGCCGCCGGTTGGACACCGCCCGCGAGGTCACCCAGCTGCACTGGGGCGGCGGCACCCCCACCTTCCTGACGCTTGGCCAGATGGGGGATCTGTTCGACCGCCTGGATGCGCGCTTCGGCCTCAGCAACGCGCCCGATCGCGACTACTCCATCGAGATCGACCCTCGGGAGGCGAACGTGCTGACCCTGCGTCACCTTCAGGCACTGGGCTTCAACCGGCTGAGTCTCGGCGTTCAGGACCTGGACCCCAAGGTCCAGCAGGCCATCAACCGGGTCCAGCCCCGGGTACTGACCGAAACGCTGATCGACGAGGCCCGACGGCTGGGATTTCGCTCGCTGAACCTCGATCTGATCTATGGCCTGCCGCACCAGACGCCGTCGAGCTTCGCCGCAACGCTCGCCCAGGTCATCGAAATGACCCCGCCGCGGCTGTCGGTGTTCAACTATGCCCACCTGCCCAGTCGTTTTGCGCCCCAGCGTCGCATCCGTGAGGCCGACCTGCCGGACAGTGACGCCAAGCTGGCCATGCTGCAGACAAGCATCGACATGCTCGAAGACGCGGGCTATGTGCACATCGGCATGGATCACTTCGCGCTGCCCGACGACAGCCTGGCCCGCGCTCAGCGCCAGGGCACCATGACCCGCAACTTCCAGGGGTATTCGACACACGGCAACAGCGACCTGGTAGGGCTGGGCGTTTCAGCCATCAGTCGGGTGGATGACTGCTATGCCCAGAATCCCACGGCGCTCGGCGACTACGAAGTGGCGCTGGACGCCGGGCGGCTGGCCACCGTCAAGGGCATCCGGCTGAGCCTCGACGACCGCCTTCGCCGCCGCGCCATCGAACGGCTGATGTGTGACATGGCGCTCGATCTTGAGACGCTGGGGCACGAATTCGGCCTCGACGCGATGCTCTGGCTCGACGATGCCCTGGCCCGCCTGGCTTCGAGCATCGAGGATGGCCTGATCGAACAGCACGGCAGCCGGCTGACCGTGACGCCGCGTGGGCGCCTGCTGATCCGGCATCTGGCCATGGCCTTCGACGCTCGGCTGCCCGAGCAGGCCAAAGAGCGCTATTCGCGCATCCTATGA
- the fnr gene encoding fumarate/nitrate reduction transcriptional regulator Fnr, with protein MYKDAAKEKDMPANALGHRARLTETRCQTCSLSSLCLPLALEVEDMDRFDAIIRRRAPLKKGETLVRQEAPFSSVFAVRSGSLKQLISAGSGDEQLSNFYLPSELVGLDGIDEERYPGTVVALETTTVCEIPFDRLDGLSEHLPELRAQLYRSLSKELRDDRRMLRLLSRMTADERLASFLVNLSSRFRRRGYSAYSFRLSMSRADIGNYLGLAVETVSRILGRFQQQQLLAVSGREVNILDLKNLAELANDGCPYDG; from the coding sequence ATGTATAAGGATGCAGCCAAGGAGAAGGACATGCCCGCCAATGCGCTCGGTCACCGAGCCCGCCTCACCGAAACCCGCTGCCAGACTTGCAGCCTCAGTTCGCTGTGCCTGCCCCTCGCGCTGGAAGTGGAGGACATGGACCGCTTCGATGCCATCATTCGTCGTCGCGCGCCTCTCAAGAAGGGCGAGACGCTGGTGCGTCAGGAGGCGCCCTTCTCCAGCGTCTTCGCGGTACGCTCGGGCAGCCTCAAGCAGCTCATCAGCGCCGGCAGCGGCGATGAACAACTGAGTAACTTCTATCTGCCGAGCGAACTGGTCGGCCTGGACGGCATCGACGAGGAACGCTATCCGGGCACGGTAGTGGCGCTGGAGACCACCACCGTCTGCGAGATTCCCTTCGACCGGCTCGACGGGCTGTCGGAGCACCTGCCGGAACTGCGTGCCCAGCTCTATCGCAGCCTGAGCAAGGAGCTGCGCGACGACCGGCGCATGCTGCGCCTGCTGTCACGCATGACCGCCGACGAGCGGCTGGCAAGCTTTCTGGTCAATCTGTCGTCGCGCTTTCGCCGCCGCGGTTACTCGGCCTACAGCTTCCGGCTATCGATGTCCCGCGCGGACATCGGTAACTATCTGGGGCTCGCCGTGGAAACCGTCAGCCGCATCCTGGGACGCTTTCAGCAACAGCAGCTGCTGGCCGTATCGGGACGCGAGGTCAACATCCTCGATCTCAAGAACCTGGCCGAGCTGGCCAACGATGGCTGCCCTTACGACGGTTAG
- the ttcA gene encoding tRNA 2-thiocytidine(32) synthetase TtcA: protein MTDTAVTYPPSVSDTSANDAADAAAADAAANDKRAFNKLQKRLRRQVGNAIIDYGMIEEGDKVMVCLSGGKDSYTMLEILRNLQRNAPVNFSLVAVNLDQKQPGFPEHVLPEYLDKLDVDYHILERDTYSVVKEKTPEGKTTCALCSRLRRGSLYGFAEEIGATKVALGHHREDILETLFLNMFFGGSLKSMPPKLLSDDGKNIVIRPLAYCREADIEEFSQRMAFPIIPCNLCGSQPNLQRQVVKEMLAEWETKHPGRLESMFKAVTNVAPSQLADRELFDFKGLEAEQARRRENRIDALDLGGEA, encoded by the coding sequence ATGACCGATACTGCCGTGACTTACCCCCCGAGCGTCTCCGATACCTCTGCTAACGATGCAGCCGACGCTGCGGCGGCGGACGCTGCCGCCAATGACAAGCGCGCCTTCAACAAGCTGCAGAAACGCCTGCGGCGTCAGGTCGGCAACGCCATCATCGATTACGGCATGATCGAAGAGGGCGACAAGGTCATGGTCTGCCTGTCCGGCGGCAAGGACTCCTACACCATGCTGGAGATCCTCAGGAACCTTCAGCGCAATGCGCCGGTGAATTTCTCGCTGGTGGCGGTCAATCTGGACCAGAAGCAGCCGGGTTTCCCCGAACACGTGCTGCCGGAATACCTGGACAAGCTCGACGTCGATTACCACATTCTCGAGCGTGACACCTATTCGGTGGTCAAAGAAAAGACCCCGGAAGGCAAGACCACCTGCGCGCTTTGCTCACGCCTGCGGCGCGGCTCGCTTTACGGTTTCGCCGAAGAGATCGGGGCCACTAAGGTAGCGCTTGGCCATCATCGCGAAGACATCCTCGAGACGCTGTTCCTGAACATGTTCTTCGGCGGCAGCCTCAAGTCGATGCCGCCCAAACTGCTTTCCGACGACGGCAAGAACATCGTGATTCGCCCGCTGGCCTACTGTCGCGAGGCGGATATCGAGGAGTTTTCCCAGCGCATGGCGTTTCCGATCATTCCCTGCAACCTGTGCGGTTCGCAGCCCAATCTGCAGCGTCAGGTGGTCAAGGAGATGCTGGCCGAATGGGAAACCAAACATCCCGGGCGCCTGGAAAGCATGTTCAAGGCGGTAACCAATGTGGCGCCGTCACAGCTGGCGGATCGCGAACTCTTCGACTTCAAGGGCCTTGAAGCCGAGCAGGCACGCCGCCGCGAGAATCGTATCGATGCGCTGGACCTTGGCGGCGAGGCCTAG
- a CDS encoding 3'-5' exonuclease, whose protein sequence is MLKAWRRVTDRRRQAGGDYGWLFNPYTGDEMVAIDCETTGLDTRRDELVSIAAVKVRGDRVLTSESLDLRLSRPARLTGDSICIHGLRGIDLEGGASVEDALAQFLDFVGNRPLVGWCVAFDIAMLNRQLRPRFGFDLPNATVDIAQRYARAVRRVSPDIEPSLRFEAMAESLGVPVMGRHTALGDAVTTALMYVRLNKSSRVTA, encoded by the coding sequence ATGTTAAAAGCGTGGCGCCGTGTGACCGATCGTCGTCGCCAGGCCGGTGGCGATTACGGTTGGCTGTTCAATCCCTATACCGGCGACGAGATGGTGGCCATCGACTGCGAGACCACCGGCCTCGATACGCGTCGCGACGAGCTGGTCTCGATCGCCGCGGTCAAGGTCCGCGGCGACCGGGTGCTGACCAGCGAGTCGCTGGATCTGAGATTGTCGCGTCCGGCCCGCCTGACCGGTGACTCGATCTGCATCCACGGCCTGCGCGGCATCGACCTGGAAGGCGGCGCGAGCGTCGAGGATGCCCTCGCGCAGTTTCTGGATTTCGTCGGTAACCGGCCGCTGGTGGGCTGGTGCGTGGCCTTCGATATTGCCATGCTCAATCGCCAGCTGCGTCCTCGTTTCGGCTTCGACTTGCCCAATGCCACCGTCGATATCGCCCAGCGCTATGCCCGGGCAGTGCGTCGCGTAAGCCCGGACATAGAGCCCAGCCTGCGCTTCGAGGCCATGGCTGAGTCCCTCGGCGTGCCGGTCATGGGGCGCCATACGGCACTCGGCGATGCCGTCACCACGGCCTTGATGTACGTGCGCCTGAACAAATCAAGCCGCGTCACGGCCTGA
- a CDS encoding putative nucleotidyltransferase substrate binding domain-containing protein: protein MVDVDLSQPPFSLLDDDGRELVRRGVDLAYYESDEVLLDAGQPGEYVYLIHKGEVAELDTSEPSATARIGHYTAGDLFGAISILNGKSRYRFKAEQECLCYLLPRTLFERLCERYPAFAEFFRQRLSDKTRLMTERRAEGGVSMAGFMLARIAECMRPPLLVEEDTSIATAVRTLNDSRADSLLVRQGPRLGMVTKTDLLNALVIDGGDQQSLVVEIAHFSLVSARPDQYLFEALVNMTRHEVARVVVIEGSQAVGVVELTDVLSYFSSRSYVVSLQVEQADSLEELAAASARTPELVKALMVQGVKLRFAMDLLAALNGRIMHKAWVFKIDEARQHQSCLMVMGSEGRGEQILKTDQDNGLILADDADWPDCSVEMENFTETLVALGYPRCLGNIMVSNPAWVGRVKDWRERISRWVERRDGESLMKLAIILDAHAVAGNTALLDEVRDGLFEACGGNELLLTYFARAALQFSTPLSLFGTLKKPQHGIDIKKGGIFPIVHGVRTLALERGIRATSTLERLDALVADGRLDARFAEDLGEALSLFTELRLKQQLEHLDGVNAERDANRVVVQQLSSLERDLLREALHIVKDFKQRLTQRFHLEY from the coding sequence ATGGTCGATGTCGATCTCTCCCAACCGCCTTTCTCGCTGCTCGATGATGACGGGCGTGAGCTGGTGCGGCGTGGCGTGGATCTGGCTTATTACGAAAGCGACGAGGTACTGCTCGACGCGGGCCAGCCCGGCGAATACGTCTACCTGATTCACAAGGGTGAGGTCGCCGAGCTGGATACCTCCGAACCCAGTGCTACGGCTCGCATCGGCCACTACACGGCGGGGGATCTGTTCGGCGCAATCAGCATTCTCAACGGTAAGAGCCGCTACCGCTTCAAGGCCGAACAGGAATGCCTTTGCTACCTGTTGCCGCGCACGCTCTTCGAACGACTGTGCGAGCGCTACCCTGCTTTCGCCGAGTTCTTCCGCCAGCGCCTCTCCGACAAGACGCGGTTGATGACCGAACGACGTGCCGAGGGTGGCGTGAGCATGGCCGGCTTCATGCTGGCGCGTATCGCCGAATGCATGCGACCGCCGCTACTGGTCGAGGAAGACACCAGCATCGCCACGGCGGTGCGCACCCTCAACGACAGCCGTGCCGACAGCCTGCTGGTTCGCCAGGGGCCGCGTCTGGGGATGGTCACCAAGACCGACCTGCTCAATGCTCTGGTGATCGACGGCGGCGATCAGCAAAGCCTGGTGGTCGAAATCGCTCACTTCTCGCTGGTCAGTGCTCGTCCCGATCAGTATCTGTTCGAGGCGCTGGTCAATATGACGCGCCACGAGGTGGCGAGGGTGGTGGTGATCGAGGGCTCTCAGGCGGTGGGGGTGGTGGAGCTCACCGACGTGCTGAGCTACTTCTCGAGCCGCAGCTATGTGGTCAGCCTGCAGGTCGAGCAGGCGGACAGCCTCGAGGAGCTTGCGGCGGCCAGCGCACGCACTCCAGAGCTTGTGAAGGCGTTGATGGTACAGGGCGTCAAGCTGCGTTTCGCCATGGACCTGCTGGCGGCGCTGAACGGTCGCATCATGCACAAGGCCTGGGTGTTTAAGATCGATGAGGCGCGCCAGCATCAAAGCTGCCTGATGGTGATGGGCAGCGAAGGACGTGGCGAGCAGATTCTCAAGACGGATCAGGACAACGGCTTGATCCTTGCCGACGACGCCGACTGGCCCGACTGTAGCGTCGAGATGGAGAACTTCACCGAGACCCTGGTGGCGCTCGGCTATCCGCGCTGTCTGGGCAATATCATGGTCTCCAACCCGGCCTGGGTCGGGCGGGTCAAGGACTGGCGGGAGCGCATCAGCCGGTGGGTCGAGCGTCGCGACGGCGAAAGCCTGATGAAGCTGGCGATCATCCTCGACGCCCATGCGGTGGCCGGCAATACGGCCCTGCTCGACGAAGTGCGTGATGGGCTGTTCGAGGCCTGCGGGGGCAACGAGCTGTTGCTGACGTACTTCGCCCGAGCGGCGCTGCAGTTCTCCACGCCGCTGAGCCTGTTCGGCACCCTGAAGAAACCCCAGCACGGCATCGATATCAAGAAGGGGGGCATCTTCCCCATCGTGCATGGGGTGCGCACTCTGGCGTTGGAGCGGGGCATTCGCGCCACGTCGACGCTGGAGCGGCTGGATGCCCTGGTGGCCGATGGCCGCCTGGATGCGCGCTTCGCCGAGGATCTGGGTGAGGCGCTGTCGCTGTTCACCGAGCTGCGCCTCAAGCAGCAGCTCGAGCACCTGGACGGCGTCAATGCCGAGCGCGACGCCAATCGGGTCGTAGTGCAGCAGCTGTCGTCACTGGAACGTGACCTGCTGCGTGAGGCGCTGCATATCGTCAAGGACTTCAAACAGCGTCTGACCCAGCGTTTTCATCTGGAATATTGA
- a CDS encoding DUF4212 domain-containing protein: MADEKSNAAAYWSANVRLITGCLIVWALVSYGFAILLRPLLAGIPVGGTDLGFWFAQQGSILTFIGIIFFYAWKMNRLDKKFGLGE, encoded by the coding sequence ATGGCAGATGAAAAATCCAATGCTGCTGCTTACTGGTCGGCCAACGTGCGTCTAATCACCGGCTGCCTGATCGTCTGGGCGCTGGTGTCCTATGGCTTCGCCATTCTGCTGCGTCCGCTGCTGGCGGGCATTCCCGTGGGCGGGACTGACCTGGGCTTCTGGTTCGCTCAGCAAGGATCGATCCTCACCTTCATCGGCATCATCTTCTTCTACGCATGGAAGATGAACCGCCTCGACAAAAAGTTCGGTCTCGGGGAGTAA